One stretch of Leishmania braziliensis MHOM/BR/75/M2904 complete genome, chromosome 6 DNA includes these proteins:
- a CDS encoding putative lipin, with translation MISTLGELFNLNHFDQSSCANDVIVIRHKDGSLHSTPFNVRFGRAQMWSYVGRVVQVEVNGELTAAVMKIGKGGEAYWLQPTYGVFGDASHGATMAKHSEKAEGWMPPAAAAAAEVSGTSRGAKGDGEEVVMTGSFGNAVGEGEALAIDAVELQHLPILPESPPELPHLSRSDRADSERCEGTAALRVSSPSMVLSPGLQDSVIGSPQLAEENGARPLSSDAGHKRRFGKHSPGLQDTDSNLPFLHTADDGHLTIETRAIHSAGDAQEARLALRAVAAAEKSRKRLSRMGFGDDPYLLKAAWEEGHLGTGDDDKGELGSRLPEAPAVGIVVDAADRSPCLYEAGVRAADNGKFVQGLFDTTSVAIDDGTVVQTTEQLAAQPVAEQEGEPVGPVPVPSSSQALLQRASAVSSATSVTGSTDSYKVEEDDYFLDPIDTDTDYGAHYREEEVALLSGMSFESSVTSGVSLPDISMTLGTTAGDAVAMLPRSPSPSECGLCSAVEGSCASDASAALLLTPQTVPAATASTKPPLSPVLPSSSPQAAGENQGSSRAKDAGKAAAFHTSITDVSTAKAVMEVEGRPVKQVPRVGGAGGGPYFTRTLVPVEADLWKLHLKEGCNAVRYLARKDKGDIVSISCSIFLWNWTDRLVVSDVDGTITKSDLLGHFYAMLGKGADWTHPGICNLFSKIERNGYRMVYLTARSVSQISQTKSYLFTLQQEGVRLPMGPVLTAPHRFFTALTREVSKQSHVFKIACLTSVCAAFPSNTKPFFAGFGNRYNDVISYDAAGIPTHKIFIIDPSSVLHVCLVRHTYRDLGHLVDVTFPPVKRHPVVLRAPRHLQRAQGTRWATSPSRAAAAAAAGRDRHAYAHSLLHGSSSASVISSAASSTSGSSDVHETASGGSSESGAEGASAMPPHHYSYHLQHQHHDAPHHTSGPGAAEGDDGRVSFHASAAFSLVDSVSVGMPDPGALDGFATSSGVPPELTKDGGPPPTAVALGLASAPPFPTAPASVASWSRLPAAEKPGAPWADSASPAVKTSTSAGVVPHAKYNYGRHPVFAGLNNGDSGATFLAEEEEEEVPADPEFSSFVYWRLDPCDLITAPATTSTSSVAAPRDDTKGVSEKGRPTVAVNDTELPKKAAAASTEQNKRAPLAAAAPTRRGGAAGDAAISSMTSTRGVSTAASLTVAAAAVGVNGAADAAAPPLGVGDSSGSSVPALPASHSGSRSPVPESTDLVNESQMRAFATDAAAATTALASPETGLEAQARLLNEPDDKQAADTSLYDDSTGVAETKADTAWPPPPQQSLPLPSVEQPATALPPATGGGGSRGFFAAFSFGRPRVVELPLSSTSQKIAQLREEARQRALSHPDARDYYMAQQQQQHQQQLVSQPPPLPGNDAPAMPKVGTLAPLHK, from the coding sequence ATGATCTCGACCCTTGGTGAGCTCTTCAACCTCAACCACTTTGATCAGTCGAGCTGCGCAAACGATGTTATTGTGATTCGCCACAAGGATGGCTCGCTGCACAGCACTCCCTTCAATGTGCGCTTTGGGCGGGCGCAGATGTGGAGCTATGTCGGCCGCGTCGTCCAGGTGGAGGTGAACGGCGAGCTGACAGCTGCCGTGATGAAAATCGGCAAAGGTGGCGAGGCCTACTGGCTGCAGCCGACCTACGGCGTCTTCGGCGACGCTAGCCACGGTGCGACGATGGCCAAGCATTCGGAGAAAGCCGAAGGCTGGATgccgcctgccgctgctgctgcggcggaggtgtCTGGTACGAGCCGTGGTGCCAAGGGTgatggcgaggaggtggtcATGACGGGCTCTTTCGGCAATGCCGtcggggagggagaggcgctgGCGATAGacgcggtggagctgcagcaccttccCATCCTCCCGGAGTCACCACCAGAACTGCCGCACTTGTCAAGATCGGATCGCGCCGACTCGGAAAGGTGCGAGGGCACAGCCGCTCTTCGAGTTTCATCACCGTCGATGGTGCTGTCACCTGGCCTGCAAGACTCCGTCATCGGCTCCCCGCAGCTCGCTGAGGAGAATGGCGCCAGGCCGCTTTCAAGCGATGCGGGCCACAAACGACGGTTCGGCAAGCACAGCCCTGGGCTTCAGGACACCGACTCCAACCTCCCGTTTCTCCACACGGCGGATGACGGGCATCTTACCATCGAGACGCGCGCTATCCACTCGGCTGGCGACGCTCAAGAGGCTCGGCTTGCCCTTCGagccgtggcggcagcagagaagTCGCGAAAGCGGTTGTCGAGGATGGGCTTTGGCGATGACCCGTACCTGCTGAAGGCCGCGTGGGAGGAAGGGCACCTGGGCACTGGGGATGACGACAAAGGTGAGCTCGGCAGCCGCCTTCCCGAGGCACCCGCGGTGGGGATTGTGGTCGACGCTGCCGATAGGTCGCCCTGCTTGTACGAGGCGGGTGTGAGGGCTGCTGATAATGGCAAATTCGTGCAAGGATTGTTCGACACCACGTCAGTGGCTATAGATGATGGGACTGTTGTGCAGACCACCGAACAGCTTGCGGCACAACCCGTCGCGGAGCAAGAAGGTGAGCCAGTGGGCCCAGTCCCCGTGCCGTCATCGTCGCAGGCGCTTCTCCAGAGGGCCAGTGCAGTGTCGTCAGCCACCTCGGTAACGGGGAGCACAGATAGCTacaaggtggaggaggatgacTACTTCCTCGACCCGATTGACACGGACACCGACTACGGCGCGCACtacagagaggaggaagtggcgctgctgagcggcATGTCCTTCGAAAGCAGCGTCACGAGCGGTGTGTCGCTCCCGGATATTTCCATGACACttggcaccaccgctggtgaCGCTGTCGCCATGCTTCCCAGGTCACCGAGTCCCAGCGAATGTGGGCTATGTTCTGCAGTGGAGGGCAGTTGTGCGAGCGACGCCAGTGCGGCACTTCTCCTGACGCCCCAGACCGTCCCAGCAGCAACCGCCTCCACCAAGCCGCCGCTATCGCCAGTTTTACCATCGTCATCACCACAAGCGGCCGGAGAGAACCAGGGTAGCAGTCGTGCCAAGGATGCCGGCAAGGCCGCTGCGTTTCACACGAGTATCACCGACGTGAGCACCGCCAAGGCGGTCATGGAAGTTGAGGGCCGACCGGTGAAGCAGGTGCCTAGGgtcggcggcgccggtggtggACCGTACTTCACTCGCACCCTTGTTCCGGTCGAGGCGGATCTGTGGAAGCTGCACCTCAAGGAGGGCTGCAACGCGGTTCGCTATCTCGCCCGCAAGGACAAGGGCGACATCGTCTCCATCTCGTGCAGTATTTTCCTCTGGAACTGGACGGACCGCCTCGTCGTGAGCGACGTGGACGGCACGATCACGAAGAGCGACTTGCTCGGCCACTTCTATGCCATGTTGGGCAAAGGTGCGGACTGGACGCATCCCGGCATCTGCAACCTCTTCTCCAAGATCGAGCGCAATGGGTATCGCATGGTGTACCTGACGGCTCGCAGTGTGTCGCAGATTAGTCAAACAAAGTCGTATCTCTTCACcctgcagcaggagggggTGCGGCTGCCGATGGGCCCAGTGCTGACAGCCCCGCACCGCTTCTTCACTGCCCTCACTCGAGAGGTGTCGAAGCAGTCGCATGTCTTCAAGATCGCGTGCCTGacgagtgtgtgtgctgccTTTCCGTCCAACACAAAGCCCTTCTTCGCTGGCTTTGGCAACCGCTACAACGATGTGATCAGCTACGACGCAGCGGGAATCCCGACGCACAAGATTTTTATTATAGACCCCTCGAGCGTGCTGCACGTCTGCCTGGTGCGGCACACGTACCGCGACCTTGGCCACCTCGTCGACGTTACGTTTCCGCCGGTGAAACGCCACCCCGTTGTGCTGCGCGCCCCACGACATCTGCAGCGAGCCCAGGGCACAAGGTGGGCCACGTCGCCGTCtagggcagcagcagcagcagctgcgggacgCGACCGACACGCCTACGCGCATAGTCTGTTACACGGGTCCTCCTCTGCGTCTGTGATCTCCTctgcggcgtcgtcgacGTCGGGCTCCTCGGATGTCCACGAGACGGCAAGCGGCGGCTCCTCCGAGTCAGGGGCGGAAGGTGCCTCAGCAATGCCACCGCACCATTACAGCTACCATCTGCAGCATCAGCATCACGATGCCCCCCACCACACGTCTGGGCCTGGGGCAGCCGAGGGTGACGACGGTCGGGTGAGTTTCCATGCATCCGCAGCGTTCAGCCTGGTGGACTCGGTGAGTGTCGGCATGCCTGACCCGGGTGCACTTGATGGCTTCGCTACCAGCTCGGGAGTGCCGCCGGAACTCACCAAGGATGGTGGCCCCCCGCCCACCGCAGTGGCTCTTGGGTTAGCCTCCGCGCCGCCGTTTCCAACAGCGCCAGCTTCCGTAGCGTCCTGGAGCCGTCTGCCCGCGGCCGAAAAACCAGGTGCTCCCTGGGCAGACTCTGCGTCGCCTGCGGTGAAGACGAGCACTAGCGCTGGCGTCGTGCCCCACGCCAAGTACAACTACGGCCGGCACCCAGTCTTTGCTGGGCTGAACaacggcgacagcggtgccacGTTcctggcggaggaggaggaggaggaggtgccaGCCGACCCCGAGTTTTCATCCTTTGTGTACTGGCGCCTGGATCCGTGTGACCTCATCACAGCCCCTGCGACGACGTCGACGTCTTCTGTCGCTGCGCCCCGCGACGACACCAAAGGGGTCTCCGAAAAGGGGAGGCCCACAGTGGCGGTGAATGACACCGAGTTGCCCAAGAAGGCTGCCGCAGCTTCTACCGAGCAGAACAAGCGCGCCCCAttagctgcagcagcacctaCAAGAAGGGGAGGCGCCGCCGGAGACGCGGCGATTTCAAGTATGACGTCAACGAGAGGAGTCTCCACTGCGGCGTCCCtgacggtggcagcagcagcagttggcGTCAACGGTGCggccgacgcagcagcaccgccactggGCGTcggtgacagcagcggcagctcggTTCCTGCGCTCCCAGCGTCGCACTCTGGCAGCAGATCACCGGTGCCTGAGTCGACAGACTTGGTCAACGAAAGCCAGATGAGGGCCTTTGCCACAgacgcggcagcggcgacgacggcgctggcTTCACCTGAGACCGGCTTagaggcgcaggcgcggtTGCTCAACGAGCCCGACGACAAACAAGCCGCTGACACCAGTCTGTACGATGACTCGACAGGAGTGGCGGAGACGAAGGCGGATACGGCCtggccaccacctccgcagcaaTCACTGCCACTACCGTCCGTGGAGCAGCCTGCCACGGCTTTGCCGCCCGCCAccggaggcggcggctccCGCGGGTTCTTCGCCGCTTTCTCGTTCGGTCGCCCCCGCGTCGTCGAGCTGCCACTTTCATCGACTTCGCAAAAAAtagcgcagctgcgggaggagGCAAGGCAGCGTGCGCTCTCACACCCCGATGCGCGTGACTACTAcatggcgcagcagcagcagcaacatcaACAGCAACTCgtgtcgcagccgccgccgctccctGGCAACGACGCACCAGCGATGCCAAAAGTAGGTACCttggcaccgctgcacaAGTGA